In Mycobacteriales bacterium, the following are encoded in one genomic region:
- a CDS encoding MFS transporter, which produces MDRKWWTLVAVCTGVFMLLLDITIVNVALPDIQRAFNASLSDLQWVIDAYALTLAAFLLTAGSIADLVGRRRVFAIGVIVFTLGSLLCGTATSSLFLTLARGLQGVGGAIMFATSLALLAQAFRGRERGVAFGAFGAVTGVAVAVGPVLGGAITSGLSWRWIFFVNIPIGVAALVVTMWKIDESRDPNAHRPDWLGFVTFSAGLAGLVFGMIRSNADGWSSTTVVGSLVAAAAFLTAFVVVELVQRQPMFDLKLLRVPTFDGGLAAAWGISASLFALLTYLVLYLQDTLGLSALQTGLRFLPLTGAIFLTAGVAGRLTTRVPIRWLIGPGFVLIGAGLLMMRGLTASSQWTHLLPGMVVAGVGAGLVNVPLASTAVGVVEPSRAGMASGINSTFRQVGIATGVAGLGAIFTSHLRSSVTHTLAGTPLADHAQQIATAVSGGQVGRALAAAPPAARGVLLNSTRVGFVHGLNVILLVGAIVAFAAALPAFGLIRQKDFVVAPNSESSPPVQAEPAATAG; this is translated from the coding sequence GTGGACCGGAAGTGGTGGACCCTCGTCGCCGTTTGCACCGGTGTCTTCATGCTGCTGCTCGACATCACGATCGTGAACGTCGCGCTGCCCGACATCCAACGCGCCTTCAACGCGTCGCTGTCCGACCTGCAGTGGGTGATCGACGCCTACGCCCTGACCCTCGCAGCCTTCCTGCTCACCGCCGGGTCGATCGCGGACCTCGTCGGACGCCGGCGGGTCTTCGCGATCGGTGTCATCGTCTTCACGCTGGGGTCGCTGTTGTGCGGCACCGCCACGAGCTCACTGTTCCTGACCCTGGCCCGGGGGCTGCAGGGCGTCGGCGGGGCGATCATGTTCGCGACGTCCCTGGCGCTCTTGGCTCAGGCGTTCCGGGGCAGGGAACGCGGAGTCGCCTTCGGCGCGTTCGGCGCTGTCACCGGTGTCGCGGTGGCGGTCGGGCCGGTGCTCGGCGGTGCGATCACCAGCGGGTTGTCGTGGCGGTGGATCTTCTTCGTCAACATCCCGATCGGCGTCGCCGCGCTCGTCGTGACGATGTGGAAGATCGACGAGTCCCGTGATCCGAACGCCCACCGCCCGGACTGGCTCGGCTTCGTGACCTTCAGCGCCGGCCTTGCCGGCCTGGTGTTCGGGATGATCCGCAGCAACGCCGACGGCTGGAGCTCGACGACCGTCGTCGGCTCGCTTGTCGCGGCGGCGGCCTTCCTCACGGCGTTCGTCGTCGTCGAACTGGTGCAACGCCAGCCGATGTTCGACCTCAAGCTGCTCCGCGTGCCGACCTTCGACGGCGGGCTGGCCGCGGCCTGGGGGATCTCCGCGTCGCTGTTCGCCCTGCTCACCTATCTCGTCCTCTACCTGCAGGACACCCTGGGTCTGTCCGCGCTGCAGACCGGTCTGCGCTTTCTCCCGCTGACCGGCGCGATCTTCCTGACCGCCGGCGTCGCCGGCCGGTTGACCACCCGGGTACCCATCCGCTGGCTGATCGGCCCGGGCTTCGTGCTGATCGGCGCGGGCCTGCTGATGATGCGTGGCCTGACCGCATCGTCGCAGTGGACCCATCTGCTCCCGGGCATGGTCGTCGCCGGAGTCGGCGCCGGCCTGGTCAATGTCCCGCTCGCGTCCACCGCGGTCGGCGTGGTCGAACCGAGCCGGGCCGGGATGGCCTCCGGCATCAACTCGACGTTCCGGCAGGTAGGGATCGCCACCGGTGTCGCCGGTCTGGGCGCCATCTTCACCAGCCACCTGCGCAGCTCGGTCACCCACACCCTCGCCGGCACCCCGCTCGCCGACCATGCCCAGCAGATCGCGACCGCGGTGAGCGGCGGCCAGGTCGGGCGCGCGCTCGCCGCGGCCCCGCCCGCCGCGCGCGGGGTGCTCCTCAACTCCACGCGGGTCGGGTTCGTGCACGGGCTGAACGTCATCCTGCTCGTCGGCGCGATCGTGGCTTTCGCCGCCGCCCTGCCGGCGTTCGGGCTGATCCGGCAGAAGGACTTCGTCGTCGCACCGAACAGCGAGTCGTCGCCGCCGGTCCAGGCCGAACCGGCGGCGACGGCGGGCTAG
- a CDS encoding FAD-binding oxidoreductase — MTSTRHTDVVGDATVGELRNALRGEVIRPSDSGYDQARAVWNATHDKHPALIIRCAGTADVITAVDFARSQGLITAVRGGSHSIAGFSTCDGGVVIDLSPMRSVTVDAERGRAVAQGGATWADFDHETQAYGLAVTGGLVSTTGVGGFTLGGGIGWLLRSCGLACDSLVGADVVTADGQLVHASDEENSDLFWALRGGGGNFGVVTAMEFELHKVGPTVLGGLLFFPGDAARDVVRGWRDLTRSMPDELTSLVDLTTAPPVPFLPESVHGKPIVAVGAVYSGPMDRAEDAMGPLRTLADPILDHVGPVPYEAMQQALDPLWGAGAQNYFTSAMLDGLPDAAIDELLAGWRSKPTPQSELHIHHAGGAMARVPQSATAFSQRTSPYILNVIARATDATGFADHTEWARRTRETLAGYGPGSMYVNFTGETGEDKVRASYPPDTYARLVAVKDRYDPTNFFRLNQNISPSSRPSMN; from the coding sequence ATGACGAGCACACGACACACCGACGTCGTCGGGGACGCCACCGTCGGAGAGCTGCGGAACGCTCTGCGCGGCGAGGTCATCCGGCCCAGCGACTCCGGGTACGACCAGGCGAGGGCGGTGTGGAATGCCACCCACGACAAGCACCCCGCGCTGATCATCCGGTGTGCGGGAACCGCGGACGTGATCACGGCCGTGGACTTCGCCCGCAGCCAGGGGCTGATCACGGCGGTGCGCGGCGGCTCCCACAGCATCGCCGGCTTCTCGACCTGCGACGGCGGGGTCGTCATCGACCTGTCACCCATGCGCAGCGTCACCGTCGACGCCGAGCGTGGGCGAGCCGTCGCACAGGGCGGCGCCACCTGGGCCGACTTCGATCACGAGACGCAGGCCTACGGTCTGGCGGTGACCGGTGGACTCGTTTCCACGACCGGCGTCGGCGGATTCACTCTGGGCGGCGGCATCGGCTGGTTGCTGCGCAGTTGCGGGTTGGCTTGCGACAGCCTGGTCGGCGCGGACGTCGTCACCGCCGACGGACAGCTGGTCCACGCCAGCGACGAGGAGAACTCCGACCTGTTCTGGGCCCTGCGCGGCGGCGGCGGCAACTTCGGCGTCGTCACCGCGATGGAGTTCGAGCTGCACAAGGTCGGGCCGACCGTGCTCGGCGGGCTGCTGTTCTTCCCCGGCGACGCGGCCCGCGACGTCGTCCGCGGGTGGCGCGACCTGACCAGGTCGATGCCCGACGAGCTCACCAGTCTCGTCGACCTCACGACCGCGCCGCCGGTGCCCTTCCTTCCCGAGTCGGTGCACGGAAAGCCGATCGTGGCGGTCGGCGCCGTGTACTCCGGCCCGATGGACCGGGCGGAGGACGCCATGGGTCCGCTGCGCACCCTGGCCGACCCGATACTCGACCACGTCGGTCCGGTGCCCTATGAGGCGATGCAGCAGGCACTCGACCCGCTCTGGGGTGCCGGCGCGCAGAACTACTTCACCTCGGCGATGCTCGACGGCCTGCCCGACGCGGCGATCGACGAGCTGCTCGCCGGGTGGCGGTCGAAGCCCACCCCGCAGTCCGAGCTGCACATCCACCACGCCGGTGGTGCCATGGCACGGGTGCCGCAGTCGGCGACGGCGTTCTCCCAGCGCACCTCGCCGTACATCCTCAACGTCATCGCGCGCGCGACCGACGCGACGGGATTCGCGGACCACACCGAGTGGGCGCGACGGACCCGCGAGACGCTGGCCGGGTACGGGCCGGGGTCGATGTACGTGAACTTCACCGGCGAGACCGGCGAGGACAAGGTGCGTGCCTCGTATCCACCGGACACCTACGCGAGGTTGGTCGCGGTCAAGGACCGGTACGACCCGACGAACTTCTTCCGGCTCAATCAGAACATCAGCCCGTCGTCGCGACCGAGCATGAACTGA
- a CDS encoding BTAD domain-containing putative transcriptional regulator, which translates to MDSGGGTGPGAVHIQLLGGFDVSAGGRNVAHNAWRLRKAKTLVKILALEPGHRMHRDRVTEQLWPDLDTGAGRNNLHQVLHAARHAMSTIGVAGPAVLGLRDDVVVLGPDCPVDTDFEELQRAVQHARAPGAAQDAATLAGLFDRWGGGLLPEDGYEAWAQVHVTAAREWHLKAVLDLVDGDLATRDPAGAVALLTPVVAANPLHEPAHRALMRALSDAGRRSEALGVFEDLRELLRRDLAAEPEWQTRKLYRELLAGSADAAEPQVTGAAAAGNLPVRATTLVGRNREVSEIDGILARTKLLTLTGPGGVGKTALAVEVARRRTQHHPDGTFLVELGALATGDLVVSEVARALRLELPPHRASVDSLVSQLRDRKLLVVLDNCEHVLDECARIVTHVLQRCPRVSVLTTSREPLRIAGEVTWRTPSLALPDPAHLPPSDVLAGIASVQLFVRRASSAAGDFTLTDDNAAAVAEICYRLDGVPLALELAAACAPILSARQIAARLGDALTLLNRGDRSRVTRQQTLAATLAWSHDLLTEDEQVLFRRLSVFAGSFSLAAVEVVCASDVDRPRVLTGLSRLVDTSLVLAEPAGDDNRYRLLETVRQYAAERLGAVGESDEVRARHCRWYVDDAEARDPEQAAAVLDVSHADRDAEHENVRSALDWGLLREPEMALRLAVALWRSWLARGMHAEGCAWLETVLAAVPEPSPLRTRALYGLAVFDVRRGSAQRLEQIAAEGVVVERLRNDPAGLAQALAASATLAYIRGDWTECWQSSLQARDLALDCGAAEIAVSALHPLAMVLLGRGELQSARKVFDEIAAGLPGLPRPGPKFFVPMMLGFAVEGAATVSPRLHFEETVLLGRRVGADQAGAYVQCNLAYLARLAGDLEEARALVEDAASVFRRLGDREGEALAVNHLGCLHRVQGDFAAARGAFEQSLQIRLALGDRRATGLTLGSLGVLTAAEGNVDRGIGLLQEALSGFRDAEDAPAQVAIRVTMASVYATAGAEDQACRLLPEALRESRRIPGNHRGTAWGFAVLADIYRRLGRSNEAIQALRDAQEEFGHLGAVDGAAHVRVVVQAPTAN; encoded by the coding sequence ATGGACAGTGGAGGCGGAACCGGGCCCGGCGCCGTCCACATCCAATTGCTCGGTGGCTTCGACGTCTCGGCTGGAGGTCGCAACGTCGCGCACAACGCCTGGCGGCTGCGCAAGGCGAAGACGCTCGTGAAGATTCTCGCGCTCGAGCCCGGTCATCGGATGCATCGGGACCGGGTGACCGAGCAGCTGTGGCCCGACCTCGACACCGGCGCGGGGCGCAACAACCTGCACCAGGTGCTGCATGCGGCGCGGCACGCGATGTCGACGATCGGCGTCGCCGGCCCGGCGGTGCTCGGGCTCCGGGACGACGTCGTCGTGCTCGGTCCGGACTGCCCGGTCGACACCGACTTCGAAGAGCTCCAACGTGCAGTGCAGCACGCGCGAGCACCCGGCGCCGCCCAGGATGCGGCGACACTGGCCGGACTCTTCGACCGCTGGGGCGGCGGACTGCTGCCCGAGGACGGCTACGAGGCGTGGGCGCAGGTGCACGTGACGGCGGCCCGCGAGTGGCATCTGAAGGCGGTGCTGGATCTCGTCGACGGCGACCTCGCCACGCGGGATCCGGCGGGTGCGGTCGCGCTGCTCACCCCGGTGGTGGCCGCCAACCCGCTGCACGAGCCGGCCCACCGGGCGCTGATGCGGGCGCTCTCCGATGCGGGTCGCCGGTCGGAGGCACTCGGCGTCTTCGAGGACCTCCGCGAGCTGCTCCGGCGCGACCTTGCCGCCGAACCGGAATGGCAGACGCGCAAGCTCTACCGGGAATTGCTCGCGGGCAGCGCTGACGCCGCCGAACCACAGGTCACGGGCGCGGCCGCGGCCGGCAACCTTCCCGTGCGGGCCACCACGCTCGTCGGTCGCAACCGCGAAGTGAGCGAGATCGACGGGATACTCGCCCGCACCAAGCTGCTCACCCTCACCGGACCGGGTGGCGTCGGCAAGACGGCGCTCGCGGTCGAGGTCGCCCGCCGCCGCACCCAGCACCATCCGGACGGGACGTTCCTCGTCGAGCTGGGCGCCCTGGCCACCGGTGACCTCGTCGTGTCCGAGGTTGCCCGGGCGCTCCGGCTCGAGCTTCCCCCGCACCGGGCCTCGGTGGACTCCCTCGTGTCACAACTGCGCGATCGCAAGTTGCTCGTCGTACTGGACAACTGCGAGCACGTGCTCGACGAATGCGCCCGGATCGTGACGCACGTGCTGCAACGCTGTCCGCGGGTCTCGGTGCTGACGACGAGCCGGGAACCGCTCCGCATCGCCGGCGAGGTCACTTGGCGGACTCCGTCGCTGGCACTGCCGGACCCGGCCCACCTCCCACCGTCGGACGTGCTCGCCGGGATCGCGTCGGTGCAGCTGTTCGTACGACGGGCATCGTCGGCCGCGGGCGACTTCACCCTGACCGACGACAACGCGGCCGCGGTCGCCGAGATCTGCTACCGCCTCGACGGGGTGCCGCTCGCGTTGGAACTCGCGGCGGCGTGCGCCCCGATACTGTCCGCGCGCCAGATCGCCGCGCGGCTCGGCGATGCACTCACCCTTCTCAACCGCGGCGATCGGAGCCGGGTCACCCGGCAGCAGACGCTGGCCGCCACGCTGGCCTGGAGTCACGACCTGCTGACCGAGGACGAGCAGGTGTTGTTCCGGCGACTGTCGGTGTTCGCCGGGTCCTTCAGCCTGGCCGCGGTCGAGGTCGTGTGTGCCAGCGACGTGGACCGGCCCCGGGTGCTGACGGGGTTGAGCCGTCTCGTGGACACCTCACTCGTCCTCGCCGAGCCCGCCGGCGACGACAACCGTTACCGGCTGCTCGAGACGGTCCGGCAGTACGCCGCCGAGCGGCTCGGGGCCGTCGGGGAGAGCGACGAGGTGCGGGCCCGGCATTGCCGCTGGTACGTCGACGATGCCGAGGCCCGCGACCCCGAGCAGGCGGCCGCCGTGCTCGATGTGTCACATGCCGACCGCGACGCGGAGCACGAGAACGTCCGGTCGGCGCTCGACTGGGGGCTGCTCCGGGAACCGGAGATGGCGCTCCGTCTCGCGGTGGCTCTCTGGCGGTCCTGGCTCGCCCGCGGCATGCACGCCGAAGGCTGCGCATGGCTGGAGACGGTGCTCGCCGCGGTGCCCGAACCTTCCCCGCTGCGGACCCGCGCGCTCTACGGCCTCGCCGTGTTCGACGTACGACGGGGGAGCGCACAGCGACTCGAGCAGATTGCCGCCGAAGGGGTCGTGGTCGAACGGCTGCGTAACGACCCGGCCGGGCTGGCCCAGGCGTTGGCGGCGAGTGCGACGCTCGCCTACATCCGGGGCGACTGGACCGAGTGCTGGCAGAGCAGTCTGCAGGCCCGCGACCTGGCCCTGGACTGCGGGGCGGCGGAGATCGCCGTCTCTGCTCTGCACCCGCTCGCCATGGTGTTGCTCGGTCGCGGCGAGCTGCAGTCGGCGCGCAAGGTCTTCGACGAGATCGCCGCCGGCCTTCCGGGGTTGCCCCGGCCGGGCCCGAAGTTCTTCGTGCCGATGATGCTGGGTTTCGCCGTCGAGGGCGCCGCCACCGTGAGCCCGCGACTGCACTTCGAAGAGACGGTCCTGCTCGGGCGCCGGGTCGGCGCGGATCAGGCCGGTGCCTACGTGCAGTGCAACCTGGCCTATCTCGCCCGGCTCGCCGGCGACCTCGAGGAGGCGCGGGCGCTGGTGGAGGACGCCGCCTCGGTCTTCCGTCGCCTCGGCGACCGCGAGGGCGAGGCGCTCGCGGTGAACCATCTCGGTTGCCTGCACCGGGTGCAGGGCGACTTCGCGGCCGCCCGCGGAGCCTTCGAGCAGAGCCTGCAGATCCGGCTCGCCCTCGGGGATCGGCGCGCCACCGGCCTGACACTGGGCAGCCTGGGGGTCCTCACCGCGGCGGAAGGCAACGTCGATCGGGGGATCGGCCTGCTGCAGGAGGCGCTGTCCGGTTTCCGGGACGCCGAAGACGCGCCGGCTCAGGTCGCAATCCGGGTCACGATGGCGAGCGTGTATGCGACCGCCGGGGCGGAGGACCAGGCGTGTCGCTTGCTGCCCGAGGCGCTGCGCGAGTCGCGGCGCATTCCCGGCAACCACCGGGGCACGGCCTGGGGGTTTGCCGTTCTCGCCGATATCTACCGGCGACTCGGGCGGTCGAACGAGGCGATTCAGGCATTGCGGGACGCACAGGAGGAGTTCGGTCACCTCGGTGCGGTCGACGGCGCGGCGCACGTCCGCGTCGTCGTACAGGCGCCGACCGCAAACTGA